A portion of the Candidatus Eisenbacteria bacterium genome contains these proteins:
- a CDS encoding DUF4097 family beta strand repeat-containing protein: protein MTHAVTALLFTVLAATGGVDTTFSVRKGTRLEVDNFAGDIKVRAWSKDALRIEASHSRRTRVDIDRSQSVIRLTAVGRMMPGSVDYMLTVPTWMPLDLHGMSAEIDVDGTRAAVTAKSINGDVRVKGGSDVTASSLQGEVRVEEAKGRVEVSSTNSGVKLRRIDGDVQAESMNGMILLDKVSAKSLEATTVNGSIVFVGPLVSGGQYNLSTHNGTVLVGLPEKPNVAVSVSTFSGDFSSDFPLEIEGGRRSGKRFNFILGDGRAKLELESFQGGVRLARMSALLARLPRLEAANDADDEEDEIDWEHDQDHTPKPKSKSKNKE from the coding sequence ATGACTCACGCCGTCACCGCGCTCCTCTTCACCGTCCTCGCCGCCACCGGCGGCGTCGACACCACCTTCTCGGTCCGCAAAGGCACGCGGCTCGAGGTGGACAACTTCGCGGGCGACATCAAGGTGCGCGCGTGGTCGAAGGACGCGCTGCGCATCGAGGCCAGCCATTCCCGGCGAACTCGAGTCGACATCGACCGGTCGCAATCGGTCATCCGCCTGACCGCGGTCGGGCGGATGATGCCGGGGAGCGTCGACTACATGCTCACCGTGCCGACCTGGATGCCACTCGATCTGCACGGGATGTCCGCCGAGATCGACGTCGACGGCACCCGCGCGGCGGTCACCGCCAAGAGCATCAACGGCGACGTCCGCGTCAAGGGTGGCAGCGATGTCACGGCCTCCTCGCTGCAGGGCGAAGTGCGGGTCGAGGAGGCGAAGGGCCGGGTCGAGGTGAGCTCCACCAACTCGGGCGTCAAGCTGCGCCGGATCGACGGCGACGTCCAGGCGGAATCGATGAACGGCATGATCCTGCTCGACAAGGTGTCTGCCAAGTCTCTCGAGGCCACGACGGTGAACGGCTCGATCGTCTTCGTAGGGCCCCTCGTGTCGGGCGGGCAATACAACCTGTCCACCCACAACGGCACGGTGCTCGTGGGCCTGCCGGAGAAACCCAATGTCGCCGTCAGCGTATCCACCTTCAGCGGCGACTTCTCTTCGGACTTCCCTCTGGAGATCGAGGGCGGGCGCCGCTCCGGCAAGCGCTTCAACTTCATACTCGGAGACGGAAGGGCCAAGCTCGAGCTGGAATCCTTCCAGGGCGGGGTGCGCCTGGCGCGGATGAGCGCGCTGCTCGCGCGTCTGCCACGGCTCGAGGCCGCGAACGACGCCGATGACGAGGAAGACGAGATCGACTGGGAGCACGACCAGGACCACACGCCGAAACCCAAGTCCAAGAGCAAGAACAAGGAGTGA
- a CDS encoding sigma-70 family RNA polymerase sigma factor, giving the protein MLAAAGDGRAFERLYRLHVARIHSLARRMAGNEDANELTQEIFVRAWTKLSTFRGESAFGTWLYRLGVNLILSHRQSRSVQRQRIDAGQEMETLPARPVSTDQRVDFEGAIAKLPKGARQILVLHDIEGYRHEEIARMMKITSGTSKAQLHRARMLMRAALKA; this is encoded by the coding sequence ATGCTGGCAGCGGCCGGAGACGGTCGAGCCTTCGAACGGCTCTACCGGCTGCACGTCGCTCGGATCCACAGTCTGGCCCGGCGCATGGCCGGGAACGAGGACGCGAACGAGCTGACACAGGAGATCTTCGTGCGAGCCTGGACCAAGCTGAGCACCTTTCGAGGGGAAAGCGCCTTCGGCACCTGGCTCTACCGCCTGGGCGTGAATCTCATCCTCTCGCACCGCCAGTCGCGGTCGGTCCAGCGCCAGCGCATCGACGCGGGTCAGGAGATGGAGACGCTTCCCGCACGACCCGTCTCCACCGATCAGCGAGTGGATTTCGAAGGGGCGATCGCCAAGCTTCCGAAGGGAGCGCGGCAGATTCTGGTCCTGCACGACATCGAAGGCTACCGACACGAGGAGATCGCCCGGATGATGAAGATCACGTCCGGAACCTCCAAAGCCCAACTGCACCGCGCGCGCATGCTGATGCGCGCCGCGCTGAAAGCCTGA
- a CDS encoding zf-HC2 domain-containing protein produces the protein MSDRWTERLSEYVDGDLNDRDRAALEAHLRGCATCRETVEELRELVSQARALEPSEPVIDLWPQIAARIEAGARPASMRKPVSWWGWRLSLSLPQASLAALGLVAITAATMWWTVGQAPRLVTRGPSVSGDRTSTVGAGPAAPSPVASNQEPVQSPAPAITNADEAFAAAFYNPQYDATIAELQQVLEQERSRLDPKTVQVVEKNLRIIDRAVADARRAVMADPSSVYLREHLARVMMQKVTLLRQATQYAIAQG, from the coding sequence ATGAGCGACCGCTGGACCGAGCGCCTTTCCGAATACGTCGACGGGGATCTCAACGACCGCGATCGCGCGGCGCTCGAGGCCCATCTGCGCGGTTGCGCGACGTGCCGCGAAACCGTCGAGGAGCTGCGCGAGCTGGTGAGCCAGGCGCGAGCGCTCGAGCCGAGCGAGCCGGTCATCGATCTGTGGCCGCAGATCGCCGCTCGCATCGAAGCCGGCGCACGGCCGGCCTCGATGCGGAAGCCCGTGTCGTGGTGGGGATGGCGCCTGTCGCTGTCCCTGCCGCAGGCGAGCCTTGCCGCGCTGGGGCTGGTGGCGATCACGGCCGCCACGATGTGGTGGACGGTGGGACAGGCGCCGCGGCTTGTCACCCGCGGGCCATCGGTGTCCGGCGACCGAACCTCGACGGTCGGCGCCGGCCCGGCGGCGCCTTCCCCCGTCGCCTCCAATCAGGAGCCGGTGCAGTCTCCGGCTCCCGCGATCACGAACGCCGACGAAGCGTTCGCGGCGGCCTTCTACAATCCGCAGTACGACGCCACCATCGCGGAGCTGCAGCAGGTGCTCGAGCAGGAGCGCTCGCGGCTCGATCCCAAGACCGTGCAGGTGGTGGAGAAGAACCTGAGAATCATCGACCGGGCGGTCGCGGACGCGCGGCGCGCGGTCATGGCCGATCCTTCGAGCGTCTACCTCCGGGAGCACCTGGCCCGGGTGATGATGCAGAAAGTGACTCTCCTGCGGCAGGCGACCCAGTACGCCATCGCTCAGGGATGA
- a CDS encoding DUF1569 domain-containing protein → MRRWKTLDHPDDRADLMRRLGLLRPDTPRQWGRMDAHQMICHLADAMRAIMGQMQVSTGITLFNRTVVKWAAVYSPLPWPQGYPTRPELDQHQHGTRPVDFAADVLQVGTLLESFTAAVASGAVRAHPIFGPMSGKEWLRWGYLHVDHHLRQFGV, encoded by the coding sequence ATGCGGAGATGGAAGACACTCGATCATCCCGATGACCGGGCCGATCTGATGCGCAGGCTGGGTCTGCTGCGCCCCGACACGCCCCGCCAATGGGGGCGCATGGACGCCCACCAGATGATCTGCCACCTCGCCGACGCGATGCGCGCCATCATGGGACAGATGCAGGTCAGCACGGGCATCACCCTGTTCAATCGAACCGTGGTCAAGTGGGCGGCGGTCTATTCGCCGTTGCCCTGGCCGCAGGGATACCCCACGAGGCCCGAGCTCGATCAACACCAGCACGGAACGCGCCCGGTCGATTTCGCGGCGGATGTCCTGCAGGTCGGAACGCTGCTGGAGAGCTTCACGGCAGCCGTGGCGAGCGGCGCCGTCCGCGCGCATCCGATCTTCGGTCCGATGTCCGGGAAGGAGTGGTTGCGCTGGGGCTATCTCCACGTCGACCACCACCTGCGGCAGTTCGGTGTCTAG
- a CDS encoding DUF4097 family beta strand repeat-containing protein: MKRSHGHRTGKATQAAGILVLAVALATSNPSAQQRDRYTLSGQQVAIHNVAGELRVEPGTGPAVIVEIVRGGKDAGALSVKTEERLGITTLSVAYPARRIVYPKLPGRWNRTQSIDENGIFRDDFELFGRRTTTVSGTGSGAEAWADLRILVPQGKKVIVHHVAGRARVQNVDGDLVVRHGIGPLDVHDVRGDISLDTGSGEVTVSNVQGDLSVDTGSGQVTISGVRGGELMLDTGSGDVRATRVDVDALNADTGSGDVTLQAVSAQRIHLDTGSGSVDLDLTDDAREIWADTGSGSFTLRVPANFGAEFEIEASSGDIDLDVKHEAFEIDRDRVRGKIGDGHGRVKIDSGSGDVRILPGQARGTGRVGMLGTLLARDLG, translated from the coding sequence ATGAAGAGGTCCCACGGCCATCGCACCGGCAAAGCCACCCAGGCCGCCGGTATTCTGGTGCTCGCCGTGGCCTTGGCGACGAGCAACCCCTCGGCGCAGCAGCGTGACCGCTACACCTTGAGTGGCCAGCAGGTGGCCATCCACAACGTGGCGGGCGAGCTGCGCGTCGAGCCAGGGACGGGTCCCGCGGTCATCGTGGAAATCGTCCGCGGCGGCAAGGACGCCGGCGCGCTGTCGGTGAAGACCGAAGAGCGGCTCGGCATCACCACGCTCTCCGTGGCCTATCCCGCGCGGCGCATCGTCTATCCCAAGCTTCCCGGGCGTTGGAACCGCACCCAGAGCATCGACGAGAACGGGATCTTCAGGGATGACTTCGAGCTCTTCGGCCGGCGCACGACCACGGTGAGCGGCACGGGATCCGGCGCCGAAGCCTGGGCCGACCTGCGCATCCTGGTGCCCCAGGGAAAGAAGGTGATCGTCCACCACGTGGCCGGACGCGCTCGCGTGCAGAACGTCGACGGAGACCTGGTCGTGCGTCACGGCATCGGCCCGCTCGATGTCCACGATGTTCGCGGCGACATCTCGCTCGATACGGGATCGGGCGAGGTCACGGTCAGCAACGTCCAGGGAGATCTCTCGGTGGACACCGGTTCGGGCCAGGTCACGATCAGCGGCGTGCGAGGCGGGGAGCTGATGCTCGATACGGGATCGGGCGACGTGCGGGCCACGCGCGTGGATGTGGACGCGCTCAACGCCGACACCGGCTCGGGCGACGTCACGCTGCAGGCGGTGTCGGCCCAGCGCATCCACCTCGATACCGGCAGCGGATCGGTCGATCTCGACCTCACCGACGACGCGCGGGAGATATGGGCGGATACGGGCTCCGGCTCGTTCACCTTGAGGGTCCCCGCGAACTTCGGCGCCGAGTTCGAGATCGAAGCCTCGAGCGGCGACATCGATCTCGATGTGAAGCACGAGGCCTTCGAGATCGACCGCGACCGCGTCCGCGGCAAGATCGGTGATGGCCACGGGCGTGTGAAGATCGACAGCGGATCGGGCGACGTGCGCATCCTTCCCGGGCAGGCGAGGGGAACGGGGCGAGTCGGGATGCTGGGGACGCTGCTGGCTCGCGACCTCGGATGA